The proteins below come from a single Oryzias latipes chromosome 14, ASM223467v1 genomic window:
- the LOC101171601 gene encoding solute carrier family 46 member 3 — MVNIPMLLSNMPFPVLRSMMSKNISKSEHGALFACFSFLEILTINVSFGVFNSIYAATVAWYPGFVFSLSAGLCFIPLSALGVVALIGTDVSTEIGRPETFTSGEATNAEEDQEDRPLLS, encoded by the exons ATGg tgaatATACCAATGCTGCTATCTAACATGCCTTTCCCTGTTTTGCGCTCCATGATGTCAAAGAATATCTCCAAATCGGAGCACG GAGCCCTGTTTGCCTGCTTTTCATTTCTGGAGATATTAACCATTAATGTGTCTTTTGGAGTCTTCAACAGCATTTATGCTGCCACTGTGGCCTGGTACCCTGGATTTGTCTTCAGCCTATCTGCAGGGCTCTGTTTTATTCCCTTATCTGCCCTTGG GGTGGTTGCTCTGATTGGAACAGATGTTTCCACTGAGATCGGAAGACCAGAGACTTTCACCTCAGGAGAGGCAACGAATGCAGAGGAAGATCAGGAAGACAGGCCGCTGCTTAGCTGA
- the LOC111948680 gene encoding solute carrier family 46 member 3-like, with amino-acid sequence MKRLYLVEPVVALSAFSSSLIYPLVQQYIYRRLWLQLTNTTYPISSNSSRCAPSNSSSNQTDFHKEVQKQASLFSMYSELLSTIPSLIVTLLLVAYSDRGGRKITIIMPLIGSLIYASSFLTVSFFELNIYLLIGSSFLSSLFGGLGTFLGGCYAYIADLCKNERQRTLRMAGVDMMSGLLSGVAAISTGYFLRAAGFNWPFLTSLLCQCLTLLYAIFILEETVKAPNEGDIFDESTRRHALKFLVCGVYQTFSGLSSKCKILLALMMFIFTSFSFAFIGGISLVTLYELNKPLCWNEVLIGYGSALSTTVSLISFAGVAALTYCRVPQLLIVLLGILSVASGMILMSFAKTTVLMFIGKFPLRCEKN; translated from the exons ATGAAGCGCCTTTATCTTGTGGAGCCAGTGGTGGCCCTGTCTGCTTTTAGCAGTTCTCTCATTTACCCACTTGTGCAACAATACATCTACCGCAGGCTGTGGCTGCAGCTGACCAACACCACCTATCCCATCTCCAGCAACAGCTCTAGATGTGCACCAAGTAACAGTAGCAGCAACCAGACCGACTTCCATAAG GAGGTACAGAAGCAGGCATCCCTGTTCTCCATGTATTCAGAGCTTCTCTCCACGATCCCATCCTTGATCGTCACACTCCTGCTGGTGGCTTACAGCGACCGAGGAGGACGCAAGATCACCATCATCATGCCTTTGATTGGCTCACTGATCTATGCTTCGTCCTTCCTGACGGTGTCCTTTTTTGAGCTGAACATCTATTTGCTGATTGGCTCCTCATTTCTCAGCTCTCTGTTTGGGGGTTTGGGAACGTTTCTCGGGGGCTGCTATGCCTATATAGCCGACTTGTGCAAGAATGAACGTCAGAGAACCTTGCGCATGGCTGGAGTGGACATGATGAGTGGACTGTTGTCAGGGGTGGCTGCAATATCAACAGGCTACTTTCTAAGAGCAGCTGGTTTTAACTGGCCATTTCTAACCTCATTGTTGTGCCAGTGTCTGACCCTACTTTATGCAATTTTCATCCTAGAAGAGACAGTGAAAGCTCCCAACGAAGGTGATATTTTCGACGAATCTACCCGACGACATGCACTTAAATTTTTGGTCTGTGGTGTCTACCAGACCTTTTCAGGACTTAGCTCTAAGTGTAAAATCCTTCTGGCCCTCATGATGTTCATCTTTACCAGCTTTTCATTTGCCTTCATTGGAGGCATTTCTTTGGTGACGCTGTATGAACTAAACAAGCCCCTCTGCTGGAATGAGGTTTTGATCGGCTATGGTTCAGCCCTGTCCACCACAGTGTCCCTGATAAGTTTTGCAGGAGTGGCAGCGCTCACATATTGCCGTGTTCCACAGCTTCTCATCGTCCTGCTGGGGATCCTGTCCGTCGCATCTGGCATGATCCTGATGTCATTTGCAAAGACCACTGTGCTGATGTTCATAG GAAAGTTCCCTTTGCGCTGCGAGAAAAACTGA